The nucleotide window TTTGCAAAACAAAAAAACATCAGAATATGAAACTATTTCCATTCAAAAATCGTAGTATTTTTATGGAGAAGGAGGAGAGCGAGTATGGTACTGCAGCTCGATTGTGTCACAAAGAGATTTGGAAGCTTTACAGCGGTGAACAATCTTTCACTAAATATTCCGGAAAAGGAAATGTTCGGATTCCTCGGTGCGAATGGTGCTGGTAAAACGACGACCTTCCGGATGATCCTTGGCCTGTTGGATGCATCAGAAGGCAGGATTTCATGGGACGGCAAGCCGATCAATTATGAAACCAGCAGCATTATTGGCTATCTGCCGGAGGAAAGGGGGCTTTATCCGAAGCTCAAGGTCCGCGATCAGATTGTCTATCTTGCCAGATTAAGAGGCATGCAGAAACAGGCTGCCCTGAAGGAACTTGATTACTGGCTGAACCGGTTCAAGGTTCCTGAATATGCAGATAAAAAGGTAGAGGAGCTTTCGAAGGGGAATCAGCAGAAAATCCAGTTCATTGCGGCGGTCATCCATAAACCGAAGCTGCTGATCCTTGATGAGCCATTCAGCGGCCTGGATCCTGTGAATGTTGAACAGTTGAAGGAAGCGGTAGTTGAATTGAAGAATACAGGGACGACCATTGTTTTTGCCAGCCATCGCATGGAGCATGTGGAGGAAATGTGTGAGCATATTTGCATCATGCATAAAGGCAGC belongs to Mesobacillus sp. AQ2 and includes:
- a CDS encoding ABC transporter ATP-binding protein: MVLQLDCVTKRFGSFTAVNNLSLNIPEKEMFGFLGANGAGKTTTFRMILGLLDASEGRISWDGKPINYETSSIIGYLPEERGLYPKLKVRDQIVYLARLRGMQKQAALKELDYWLNRFKVPEYADKKVEELSKGNQQKIQFIAAVIHKPKLLILDEPFSGLDPVNVEQLKEAVVELKNTGTTIVFASHRMEHVEEMCEHICIMHKGSPVVHGSLKEIKRSFGKKNLVIHADFDTAFLKEYPGVTKSKLTAEGIHLQITGEQAAQDILKEIVGKGFIRKFVLEEPSLNDIFIEKVGASYE